In the Mycoplasmoides gallisepticum genome, one interval contains:
- a CDS encoding FIVAR domain-containing protein yields the protein MKRKNILKFVSLLGIGSFVMLAAASCTTSVNPTPNPTPELKPDPMPNPPSGGMNGGDTNPGNGGGMDNSAQQLAAARTALTSLLASKNANVEMYSDYAKIKNDLTAAYTTAKSTSDNTSATLEQVKSATSTLQTAIDAAASEKKTFDASNPELIKFYNNLKTELQSKTTNLESLNDPQYSGIKDNLNSLYNSASEIVNKTLIPATGNDLMRTDVEKVNTELMGAVSSLAARKTSAENLFSAFDKNVLVKTNLTAGNDSQVANDQPGNYSFVAFSVNAVTASDNLPNWNFAQRRVWDSATAPLATTTTENGAQPEPALTDVSWIYNLTGTGAKYSFTFNYFGPRTGYLYFPYKLVNSSQSDKVGLQYKLNEGSVQAITFAPTTPASAVSEPTHTPTEMASSNEMSVANNDMAVVKEANPTPTVNDIKVAKVSLSNLNFGENTIEFSVPSGDGIVAPMIGNMYLTSNPANTDKIYNSIFGNSIADNNTITVDLLKGYSLSTSYSIYIRRFTGLQEAHTTDPVYLVGWIGGNGARKNDPSIQNVNSFPVVNNQDRVFTIYVNAPTAGEYNISGSYISTTSARSLNFLRSNGTSNNSVTISVTAKTDWTTLGTFDTASNTTTTTSRPTNSKKTLNLQKGLNKIVISGVANGNTPYIGNLTFTLNTTTQENAEHSTSEAPASSQPKQ from the coding sequence GTGAAAAGAAAAAACATTTTAAAGTTTGTTAGTTTATTAGGTATTGGTTCATTTGTAATGTTGGCAGCTGCAAGCTGTACTACATCGGTCAACCCAACACCTAACCCAACACCTGAACTAAAACCAGATCCAATGCCAAACCCTCCTAGTGGTGGTATGAATGGTGGAGATACTAATCCAGGGAATGGCGGAGGAATGGATAATTCTGCTCAGCAATTAGCAGCTGCTAGAACTGCTTTAACTAGTTTGTTAGCTAGCAAGAACGCAAATGTTGAGATGTATTCTGATTATGCCAAAATCAAAAATGACTTAACAGCTGCATACACAACTGCTAAATCTACATCAGATAATACAAGCGCCACTTTAGAGCAAGTTAAAAGTGCTACATCAACTTTACAAACAGCTATTGATGCAGCAGCTAGTGAAAAGAAAACTTTTGATGCATCGAATCCTGAATTAATTAAGTTTTACAACAATCTAAAAACAGAATTACAGAGTAAAACTACTAATTTAGAATCTCTAAATGATCCTCAGTATAGTGGTATAAAAGACAACCTAAATTCTTTATATAATTCAGCTAGTGAAATTGTAAATAAAACATTAATACCTGCTACTGGAAATGATCTTATGAGAACAGATGTAGAAAAGGTTAATACTGAATTGATGGGTGCTGTTAGTTCATTAGCTGCTAGAAAAACTAGCGCAGAAAATCTTTTTTCCGCTTTTGATAAAAATGTACTGGTTAAAACAAATTTAACAGCAGGAAACGATTCACAAGTTGCTAACGATCAACCAGGTAATTACAGTTTTGTTGCTTTTAGTGTTAACGCGGTAACTGCTAGTGACAATCTTCCTAATTGAAACTTTGCACAAAGAAGAGTTTGAGATTCAGCTACAGCTCCATTAGCAACAACCACAACTGAAAATGGGGCTCAGCCAGAACCAGCTCTTACAGATGTTTCATGAATTTATAATTTAACAGGTACGGGAGCTAAATACAGTTTCACTTTTAATTACTTTGGCCCTAGAACTGGTTATTTATACTTTCCTTATAAATTAGTTAACAGCAGTCAAAGCGATAAAGTTGGTCTTCAATATAAATTAAACGAAGGCAGTGTCCAAGCAATTACCTTTGCGCCAACTACTCCTGCTAGCGCAGTTTCTGAACCTACTCACACTCCAACAGAAATGGCTTCTTCTAATGAAATGTCAGTCGCTAATAATGATATGGCTGTTGTTAAAGAAGCAAATCCAACTCCAACAGTAAATGATATTAAAGTTGCTAAAGTTTCTTTATCTAATTTAAATTTTGGAGAAAATACGATTGAATTCAGTGTTCCTAGCGGGGATGGTATTGTAGCTCCAATGATCGGTAATATGTACTTGACTTCTAATCCAGCAAATACTGACAAGATCTATAATAGTATTTTTGGTAACAGTATAGCTGATAATAATACTATAACAGTTGATCTATTAAAGGGTTATAGTCTTTCAACAAGTTATTCTATATATATTCGCCGGTTTACTGGTTTACAAGAAGCTCATACAACAGACCCTGTTTATTTAGTTGGTTGAATTGGCGGTAATGGTGCTCGAAAGAACGATCCGTCTATTCAAAATGTGAATAGCTTCCCTGTGGTTAATAATCAAGATAGAGTCTTTACAATTTATGTAAATGCTCCAACAGCAGGTGAGTATAACATAAGTGGTTCATATATATCTACAACGTCTGCTCGTTCATTGAACTTCTTAAGAAGCAATGGAACGTCAAATAACTCTGTTACAATCTCAGTTACAGCAAAAACTGATTGAACAACATTAGGAACTTTTGACACAGCCTCTAATACTACGACTACAACTAGTAGACCAACAAATTCTAAGAAAACCCTAAATTTACAAAAAGGATTAAACAAAATTGTTATTAGTGGAGTTGCAAATGGCAACACTCCATATATTGGTAATTTAACATTTACTTTAAACACAACAACACAAGAAAATGCAGAACATAGCACAAGTGAAGCTCCAGCTTCTTCTCAACCTAAACAATAA
- a CDS encoding FIVAR domain-containing protein gives MKRKNILKFVSLLGIGSFVMLAAASCTSATTPTPNPEPKPNPEPKPDPMPNPGGGMNGGNTNRGNGGGMMGDNPNPGNTTPEQQLAAARKTLTDLLGTENTNVALYADYAKIQSTLSTAYMTAKTASENTSATLDNLRSASTTLQAAIDKAASDKRAFDSANQPLVAAYNNLKTTLQSKTTSLEGLSENKYSSIKNHVSELFDAGSAITTRTLDPTMGTVPEVLSVTKANEDITTAVSKLTEWKTNADKFNNFEKKSLLRANFSSENSQTQPGNWSFVGYSNNLNTGSSNQTNLANWNFAQRQVWSARADGSTDLVQNPTESTDVAWIYNLAGEGAKYTLHFTYYGPSTANLYFPYKLVNENDNVGLQYILNEESPKEINFRPTTRATENVSSNDARTESVGNAGNTASSEILVADEVPSANNEMNPTPTVRDINVAKITLSNLKFGENRIEFSVPRIAGEQSPKVAPMIGNMYLTSNLSSKENIYDDIFGNIKTINQTSSSVTVNLLKGYSLASSFAVYVGQFTSLTNAGAQATDSQVNTPNYLIGFIGGSYPRNVNNVRSQTRRPLTTGSNRTLTIYVNAPQSGEYNISGSYISGATQPRGLKFSTGDMVQNVVTVTNLKQDNWTTLGFFDTSKTTTQVDGANNMMKKTLTLNKGLNKIIVASGTTNSGDAPFVGNLTFTLNNSSTNASQDSSST, from the coding sequence GTGAAAAGAAAAAACATTTTAAAGTTTGTTAGTTTATTAGGTATTGGTTCATTTGTGATGTTGGCAGCTGCTAGTTGTACTTCAGCAACTACACCAACTCCAAACCCTGAACCAAAGCCAAACCCTGAACCAAAACCAGATCCAATGCCAAATCCTGGTGGTGGTATGAATGGTGGAAATACTAATCGAGGGAATGGTGGTGGTATGATGGGCGACAATCCTAATCCTGGGAACACCACACCAGAACAACAATTAGCAGCTGCTAGAAAAACGCTAACCGATCTACTTGGTACAGAAAATACCAACGTTGCCTTGTATGCTGATTATGCCAAAATTCAAAGTACTTTAAGCACTGCTTATATGACAGCTAAAACTGCATCAGAAAATACAAGTGCAACTTTAGATAATTTAAGATCTGCATCAACTACACTACAAGCAGCTATTGATAAAGCTGCTAGTGATAAACGTGCATTTGATAGTGCTAATCAACCTTTAGTAGCTGCATATAATAACTTAAAAACTACACTACAATCTAAAACAACTAGTTTAGAAGGATTATCTGAAAATAAATATAGTAGTATTAAAAACCACGTAAGCGAATTGTTTGATGCAGGTAGTGCAATAACAACTAGAACATTAGATCCTACTATGGGAACTGTTCCTGAAGTTCTGTCTGTTACTAAAGCAAACGAAGATATAACGACTGCTGTTTCAAAACTTACGGAATGAAAAACTAATGCAGATAAGTTTAACAATTTTGAAAAAAAATCTCTTTTAAGAGCAAATTTCTCTTCAGAAAACAGCCAAACACAACCTGGAAACTGAAGTTTTGTAGGTTATAGCAATAATTTAAATACTGGTTCTAGTAATCAAACAAATTTAGCCAACTGAAACTTTGCGCAGAGACAAGTTTGGTCAGCTAGAGCTGATGGTTCTACTGATTTAGTACAAAACCCTACTGAATCAACAGACGTAGCATGAATTTATAATCTAGCTGGTGAAGGAGCTAAATATACGCTTCATTTCACTTATTATGGTCCATCAACAGCTAATTTATATTTTCCTTATAAATTAGTTAATGAAAATGATAATGTCGGACTTCAATATATCTTAAATGAAGAAAGTCCAAAGGAAATTAATTTCAGACCAACTACAAGAGCAACTGAAAATGTTAGTTCAAATGACGCTCGAACTGAAAGTGTTGGTAATGCTGGAAATACAGCATCATCTGAAATTTTAGTAGCTGATGAAGTTCCATCTGCTAATAACGAAATGAATCCTACTCCAACAGTTAGAGATATTAACGTTGCTAAAATTACTTTATCTAATTTAAAGTTCGGTGAAAACAGAATTGAATTCAGTGTTCCAAGAATTGCAGGAGAACAAAGTCCTAAAGTAGCACCTATGATTGGTAATATGTATCTTACCTCAAATCTTTCTAGTAAAGAAAATATTTATGATGATATTTTTGGAAATATCAAAACAATTAACCAAACCTCATCAAGCGTTACAGTTAATCTATTAAAAGGTTATAGTTTAGCTTCTAGTTTTGCAGTATACGTTGGTCAATTTACTAGTTTAACAAATGCTGGTGCTCAAGCTACAGATTCGCAAGTAAACACACCTAATTATTTAATTGGATTCATTGGTGGCAGTTACCCTCGTAATGTTAATAATGTAAGAAGTCAAACCAGAAGGCCTTTAACAACTGGTTCTAACCGAACACTTACTATTTATGTTAATGCTCCACAAAGTGGTGAATATAATATTAGTGGTTCATATATTTCAGGCGCAACACAGCCAAGAGGTTTAAAATTTTCAACAGGTGACATGGTTCAAAATGTTGTTACAGTAACAAATCTAAAACAAGATAATTGAACTACTCTAGGCTTCTTTGATACATCAAAAACAACTACTCAGGTTGATGGTGCAAATAATATGATGAAGAAAACATTAACCTTAAATAAAGGTTTAAATAAAATTATTGTTGCTAGTGGAACTACTAATAGTGGTGATGCACCATTTGTTGGTAACTTAACATTTACTCTGAATAATTCTTCAACAAATGCAAGTCAAGATAGCTCTAGTACTTAA
- a CDS encoding GA module-containing protein — MKRKNILKFVSLLGIGSFVMLAAASCTSATTPTPNPTPNPNPPSNGGGMIGGMNGGNTNPGNGGGMDNSAQQLAAAKTEAKVVIDASAELSDSVKEALKRQVDATTTGPAARDLKTKAEALVSAVKALSGSVTAAKTLQAEEQYTNVSQDLKTTLEAKLTAATALLEDGTKLKNLDASSNLDTTKATLESAKSALDAAVSALMPELTFAKTKTNAAAKVTELESLVSPALKAELQTQVDALTKDHATEATTMLANLTSLKESLESLQTLVSDGLKMQVDYPQKYYDADNKSAFDDALLKASSVFPAFQWTAKSIMVPAPEGDALPNPRAWTKDRDKSEFKLQNFVMAPAQAATPTTTQTSPSVTASAIVKVATGTEETSTMQTAPAAQTPTADLASTVSYLKTLDTNLKTQTAALNGDTTTNKTAYYKLVEGRTLYWDGFMPKIVTTALPTAVATMNREYNESPTSAYPFWKVRNALILTTWFNQNQDKLSLVAEQLTKKLGEEKFKNMTLSNPTISWDELVMNQRTILTPKVTFTLTPKEGYKKASDSSETVTLTIRNIYKATDPNTNLFATQGTSFSAAPGSPTEPNNATVIKNVNVYLNYTGPNIELDAELPQVGSQNNTSINGTSNLDGDLNTKFKELLVRDNTQTSLLQAIINYVNKFDPKFKARLVTDNDGVAITKVHNNKELRIGNLNDNNVFLQQVNGDSSAVYFAVNGVTREGWLNTFLIRIPLTKFVRPIQDVRLGAASTSEAQ, encoded by the coding sequence GTGAAAAGAAAAAACATTTTAAAGTTTGTTAGTTTATTAGGTATTGGTTCGTTTGTAATGTTAGCAGCTGCTAGTTGTACTTCAGCAACTACACCAACTCCAAACCCAACACCTAATCCAAACCCTCCTAGTAATGGTGGTGGTATGATAGGTGGTATGAACGGTGGAAATACCAATCCAGGGAATGGTGGAGGAATGGATAATTCTGCTCAGCAATTAGCAGCTGCTAAAACAGAAGCTAAAGTTGTTATTGATGCTTCAGCAGAATTATCAGATTCAGTTAAAGAAGCATTAAAAAGACAAGTTGATGCAACTACAACAGGACCTGCAGCCAGAGATTTAAAAACTAAAGCAGAAGCTCTTGTTTCAGCTGTAAAAGCATTAAGCGGATCGGTTACTGCTGCTAAAACACTTCAAGCTGAAGAACAATACACAAATGTAAGCCAAGATCTTAAAACTACTTTAGAAGCAAAATTAACAGCAGCAACAGCATTACTAGAAGATGGAACAAAACTTAAAAATCTAGATGCTTCAAGCAATTTAGACACAACAAAAGCTACATTAGAATCTGCAAAATCAGCTCTAGATGCAGCAGTTAGCGCACTTATGCCAGAGCTTACTTTTGCTAAAACTAAAACAAACGCTGCAGCTAAAGTTACAGAACTTGAATCTCTTGTAAGCCCAGCTTTAAAAGCTGAACTACAAACACAAGTAGATGCTTTAACTAAAGATCATGCAACTGAAGCTACAACAATGTTAGCTAACCTAACATCGTTAAAAGAATCACTAGAATCTCTTCAAACTTTAGTATCAGATGGTCTAAAAATGCAAGTGGACTACCCACAAAAATACTATGACGCAGATAACAAAAGCGCATTTGACGATGCATTATTAAAAGCTTCATCAGTATTTCCAGCATTCCAATGAACAGCTAAATCAATTATGGTTCCTGCTCCAGAAGGAGACGCGCTTCCAAACCCTAGAGCTTGAACCAAAGATAGAGACAAATCAGAATTCAAACTACAAAACTTCGTAATGGCTCCAGCTCAAGCAGCTACTCCAACAACAACGCAAACTTCACCTAGCGTGACAGCATCAGCTATAGTTAAAGTTGCAACAGGAACAGAAGAAACTTCAACTATGCAAACTGCTCCTGCAGCACAAACTCCAACAGCTGATTTAGCATCAACAGTTTCTTATCTAAAAACCTTAGATACAAATCTTAAAACGCAAACTGCAGCACTAAATGGTGATACTACAACTAATAAGACAGCATACTACAAACTAGTTGAGGGTCGTACACTATATTGAGACGGGTTTATGCCTAAAATTGTAACTACAGCTCTACCTACTGCTGTTGCGACAATGAATAGAGAATATAATGAATCTCCAACTAGCGCGTATCCTTTTTGAAAAGTAAGAAACGCATTAATATTAACTACATGATTTAATCAAAACCAAGATAAACTAAGTCTTGTAGCAGAGCAGCTGACAAAAAAATTAGGTGAAGAAAAGTTCAAGAATATGACTTTATCAAATCCTACAATTTCTTGGGATGAATTAGTCATGAACCAAAGAACTATTCTCACACCAAAAGTAACTTTTACCTTAACTCCTAAAGAAGGCTATAAAAAAGCAAGTGATTCTTCTGAAACAGTTACACTAACTATTAGAAATATATATAAAGCAACAGATCCAAATACAAACTTATTTGCAACACAAGGAACTTCATTTTCAGCAGCGCCAGGAAGTCCAACTGAACCAAATAATGCAACAGTTATAAAAAATGTTAATGTGTATTTAAACTACACCGGGCCAAATATTGAGTTAGATGCAGAGCTCCCTCAAGTAGGATCTCAAAATAATACTTCAATTAACGGAACCTCAAATTTAGATGGTGACCTTAACACTAAATTCAAAGAATTATTAGTAAGAGATAACACTCAAACTTCATTATTACAAGCAATAATTAACTACGTTAACAAATTTGACCCTAAATTTAAAGCTCGACTTGTAACAGATAATGACGGAGTTGCTATAACTAAAGTTCATAACAACAAAGAACTTAGAATAGGAAATTTAAACGACAACAACGTATTCTTACAACAAGTTAATGGAGACTCAAGTGCAGTATATTTTGCAGTTAACGGTGTAACCAGGGAAGGTTGATTAAATACTTTCTTAATTAGAATTCCATTAACTAAATTTGTAAGACCTATACAAGATGTTAGATTAGGAGCAGCTTCAACAAGTGAAGCTCAATAA
- a CDS encoding FIVAR domain-containing protein has translation MKRKNILKFVSLLGIGSFVMLAAASCTTPVNPTPNPTPNPQPKPDPMPNPDGGMMGGNTNPGNGGGTDNAAQQLADAKAALTTLLNTESEKVGLYSDYANIQDTLVKAYTAAKEISDKSDATLQEVNNAKTKLETAITNAANSKTSFDEKNPELIKAYYALKETLKNEKSNLDSVMAAEFAAIKNNLDSLYQTAKTLVEGTLQPKMGNSPQVEVVNQANTNISNAVSKLETWKANANTLATGFVKEVLVKNKLTGIDTTNNQEQPGNYSFVGYSVDVTTGSNNARPNWSFAKRIVWTNTGGNNLPLDNESQNSVPLTDVSWIYSLSGTNAKYTLTFDYYGASSNGYLYFPYKLVKKEDKVALQYSLNGTAPKAIEFKPAATKEITTTQSGSSDASSASSPGSTGQQKQSAPAAAPAGQQSPEAASETNQQGSSSAAKTMSETTTMNEAPTVDSINVAKITLTDLKLGQNTIEFSVPTGDSTKVAPMIGNMYLSSNPNNFDKVYNDIFGNSVAENNAVTVDLLKGYGLAASYREYIRAFTYLNKETQVSENATMKSPTVYLIGLIGGNEPRTDADSVPKNITTPNETGDKRTFIIYVNAPEAGNYSISGSYLTKDNRDLRFSTSDNNAVEINLKGKGDWNTLATFDTANNTNITNGTTGNTGMQTANKTFSLNKGLNKVIIRGTNNKDTPYIGNLVFTLSTSMPASNSNTASEAETSGSPSSNGVQVAA, from the coding sequence GTGAAAAGAAAAAACATTTTAAAGTTTGTTAGTTTATTAGGTATTGGTTCGTTTGTAATGTTGGCAGCTGCAAGCTGTACTACACCGGTCAACCCAACACCTAACCCAACACCAAATCCTCAACCAAAGCCAGATCCAATGCCAAATCCTGATGGTGGTATGATGGGTGGAAATACTAATCCAGGGAATGGTGGAGGAACGGACAATGCTGCTCAACAATTAGCAGACGCAAAAGCTGCTTTAACCACTTTATTAAATACCGAAAGTGAAAAAGTTGGTTTGTACTCTGACTATGCAAATATTCAAGATACTTTAGTAAAAGCTTACACTGCAGCTAAAGAAATTTCAGATAAATCTGATGCAACTTTACAAGAAGTAAATAATGCTAAAACAAAATTAGAAACTGCAATAACTAATGCTGCTAATTCAAAAACCAGTTTTGATGAAAAAAACCCTGAATTAATCAAAGCATATTATGCTTTAAAAGAAACATTAAAAAATGAAAAATCTAATTTAGATTCTGTAATGGCTGCTGAATTCGCAGCAATTAAAAACAATCTTGATAGTTTATATCAAACTGCTAAAACGCTTGTTGAAGGAACACTTCAGCCTAAGATGGGAAATAGCCCTCAAGTTGAAGTTGTAAATCAAGCTAATACTAATATTAGTAATGCTGTTTCAAAACTTGAAACCTGAAAAGCAAATGCTAATACTTTAGCTACAGGTTTTGTTAAAGAGGTTTTAGTTAAAAATAAATTAACAGGAATTGATACAACTAATAATCAAGAACAACCTGGAAATTACAGCTTTGTTGGTTATAGTGTTGACGTAACAACAGGTTCTAATAATGCTCGTCCTAACTGAAGTTTTGCTAAAAGAATAGTGTGAACTAATACAGGTGGTAATAATCTTCCTTTAGACAACGAATCTCAGAATTCAGTTCCTTTAACTGATGTATCATGGATCTATAGTTTAAGTGGTACAAATGCTAAATACACTTTAACATTTGATTATTATGGTGCTTCATCAAATGGTTATTTATATTTCCCTTATAAGTTAGTTAAAAAAGAGGATAAAGTTGCGCTTCAATATTCATTAAATGGAACTGCTCCTAAAGCTATTGAATTTAAGCCTGCAGCAACCAAAGAAATAACAACAACTCAATCAGGATCTTCAGATGCGAGTTCAGCATCTTCTCCTGGTTCTACAGGACAACAAAAGCAATCAGCTCCAGCAGCAGCACCTGCAGGACAACAATCACCAGAAGCTGCTTCTGAAACCAACCAACAAGGCTCTAGTTCTGCTGCTAAGACGATGTCTGAAACTACTACAATGAACGAAGCTCCAACAGTTGATAGTATTAATGTAGCTAAAATTACATTAACAGATTTAAAGCTTGGTCAAAACACAATTGAATTCAGTGTTCCAACAGGTGATTCTACTAAAGTAGCGCCAATGATTGGTAATATGTACCTTTCTTCAAATCCTAATAATTTTGATAAAGTGTACAACGATATCTTTGGTAACAGTGTAGCTGAAAACAATGCTGTAACAGTAGATCTATTAAAAGGTTATGGATTAGCAGCTAGTTATCGAGAATACATTCGTGCATTTACATATTTGAATAAAGAAACTCAAGTAAGTGAAAACGCTACTATGAAATCTCCAACCGTTTATTTAATTGGGTTAATTGGCGGTAATGAACCTCGCACAGATGCTGATAGTGTTCCAAAAAATATTACTACTCCTAACGAAACCGGTGATAAAAGAACATTTATCATTTATGTAAATGCACCAGAAGCTGGTAATTATTCTATTAGTGGCTCATATCTTACAAAAGATAATAGAGATTTAAGATTCTCAACAAGCGATAATAACGCTGTGGAAATAAATCTTAAAGGTAAAGGTGATTGAAACACATTGGCAACTTTTGATACTGCTAATAATACAAATATCACGAATGGCACTACTGGAAACACTGGTATGCAAACAGCTAATAAAACTTTTAGCCTAAATAAAGGTTTAAATAAAGTTATTATTAGAGGAACTAATAATAAGGACACTCCTTATATTGGAAACTTGGTATTTACATTAAGTACTAGTATGCCTGCTTCTAATTCTAATACGGCTAGTGAAGCAGAAACTAGTGGTAGTCCTTCATCTAATGGTGTTCAAGTTGCTGCTTAA
- a CDS encoding potassium channel family protein, with amino-acid sequence MKRADYCVIGIGRFGIKVASKLKELGCKVLILDKSKEKINLEAKRFDFAIHLDATDIMSLADVAINNFDTVILSVSSIEESIIIATNLRELKVKNIIARAKNDVHKRVLKTFGVKEAVIPEEIVGENVAMRVVHSINSEIISIDEDISLVRVYASSKDVVNKKLIDVDVRNKTKANIISITREYKSIYPITADTVILKNDLITAACNNADISKFLKLMSSDNS; translated from the coding sequence ATGAAACGGGCAGATTATTGCGTAATTGGGATCGGTCGCTTTGGGATCAAAGTGGCCTCTAAACTAAAAGAATTAGGTTGTAAAGTACTAATTCTTGATAAAAGTAAAGAAAAGATTAATTTAGAAGCAAAACGGTTTGATTTTGCGATCCATTTAGATGCTACTGATATTATGTCGCTAGCAGATGTGGCAATTAATAACTTTGATACGGTGATCTTATCAGTTAGTAGTATTGAAGAATCAATTATTATTGCCACCAACCTAAGAGAGCTTAAGGTTAAAAATATTATTGCTAGAGCTAAAAACGATGTTCACAAACGGGTCTTAAAAACCTTTGGAGTCAAAGAAGCTGTGATCCCTGAAGAGATCGTGGGTGAAAATGTAGCGATGCGAGTAGTACACAGTATTAACAGTGAGATTATCTCGATTGATGAGGATATCTCTTTAGTTAGGGTGTATGCTAGCTCAAAAGATGTTGTTAATAAAAAACTAATTGATGTTGATGTAAGAAATAAAACTAAAGCCAACATCATCTCAATCACAAGAGAATACAAGAGTATCTATCCGATTACTGCTGATACAGTAATCTTAAAAAACGATCTGATTACAGCAGCTTGTAATAATGCTGATATCTCTAAGTTTTTAAAACTGATGAGTTCAGATAATTCATAA